The Methanobrevibacter millerae genome includes the window AATATATGATTTTTCCGGTTTTAATATAGACGAATGCAAAAAATCCGCCCAGTAGGAATGCATAGAAAAATTGGCTTAGGTTTCCATGGAATAATGCAAATATTAATGCTGATAGAAATATTGATAGCTTCGCCCCGTATTTTATTGTCCTGTCAATCAGTAGTTTTCTAAAGAACAGTTCTTCAAATATCGGTGCCAGTATGCTTATTACAAGCAGATTTACGTAAATACTTGAATTTTGAATTATTTGTTCTATGGGATTAATCACATCATTTGTAAGTGTGTTTCCTATTATTGTTGTAATGATAAGCCCAATCATGTTTCCTATCCACATTAATGTTAGGGCTATGCAGAAATATTCTATTGTTGTTTTTAAACTTAGATTTTTCTTATTTATTGGTGTTGATTCGATTTTTCCCATCAGATACATGAAAATTGGCAATATTAATAGGTAATTTGTCAGGGAAGATAGGACTGTTTGA containing:
- a CDS encoding CPBP family intramembrane glutamic endopeptidase — encoded protein: MDENRKIFSRIGFNYLALALIPILFQILLVNIIALWDVTLIRNTNIQTVLSSLTNYLLILPIFMYLMGKIESTPINKKNLSLKTTIEYFCIALTLMWIGNMIGLIITTIIGNTLTNDVINPIEQIIQNSSIYVNLLVISILAPIFEELFFRKLLIDRTIKYGAKLSIFLSALIFALFHGNLSQFFYAFLLGGFFAFVYIKTGKIIYSISLHAFVNFFGSVASIFFSTSLSNITQNINSANIGDIGIVATYLIILLFAWIVGLNAIFTKYDKVEINESKREIYLEKPIVTSLLNIGMILFIAYHIFRIVMTLKII